ACGATCACGTCAAAAAGCCGATTCGTCAGCGAGATACGAACTTTCACTATTTCAAGTCCTCCTTACATAATGCTTTCTTTGGTGATTTTCTTGAAAATGCCGTTCGCGACGAATAGCAGGATTAGACTTACTACGGAGTTGAAAATGTTAATCGCAGTGCCGAAGGAATAACGTCCCATTCCCAGTCCGTAGTTAAGGGCATACAGGTCAAGCACTTCGGATTTCTCCTTTACCAGACTGTTGCCGAGGAGAAACTGCTTCTCGAACCCGATGCTTATCAGATGTCCGATCGACATGATCAGCAAAATAATAATCGTGGAACGGATACCCGGCAGCGTAATATGCCAAATCTGCTTCAACCTGCTTGCACCGTCAACCCGGGCTGCCTCGTATAATTCCGGACCAATCCCGGCAATGGCGGCCAGATAGATAATGGCGTTCCAGCCGGTTTCCTTCCAAATATCCGCGCTGGTCACCAGGTACCAGAACAAATTTTCCTTGGCCATGAACTGAATCGGCTCATGAATGAGATGCAGGCCTAGCAAGATTTGATTCACAACGCCATTCTCCGCTGAGAGCATCTTCGTCACAATCCCCGCAACAACCACCCATGAGACAAAGTGCGGCAGATAGGAAACCGTCTGTACGAAGCGTTTCAGAAACGAAATACGGACCTCGTTCAACAGGACGGCGAAGAGGATAGGAATCGTAAAGCTTGCAATGAGCCCCATAAAACTCATCGCCAAGGTGTTTCGCAGCGCGTTAAAGAATTGATCATCCTGAAATAACATCCGGAAGTTATCAAAGCCGACCCACTTCTGGTCGAAGAAGAACTTACCTACTCGAAATTGCTGAAAAGCCATCGTCCAGCCCCATAGCGGTAAATAACTAAACAGAAAAACAAATAGGACAAACGGGACCGACATGTAATAAAGATATCGCTGCCGAACGATGCGCTGCCAAATGCTTATGACGGACAAATCTGTACCACTCCTCTGCTCTTTTTCTTGTTCCTCTAGCATTATAATAGAGCGAGTTAGACCTAATCCTTGATTTTAGGGTCTTAAAATAGCATGATTAGGACATTAGATGAGTTGTACCATGTTTAAGAAGGGAGTCTTATGAGAAGCGTCCATTTGAATTGGTTTACATCCGACGAGCAATTTCTTTTTTATATCGGGTATGGCGGGCATGACGAGGACATGTACCTTCATGATCATGTGGATTTTTCCGAGCTCGTCATTGTTTTGAACGGGAATGCCACTCATATCGTGAACACCGAAGTTTCGTTTATTAAGAAGGGGGATGTCTTTGTTATTGACGGTGCTACCTCCCATGCCTACAAGGATCCTCATGATTTCAGAATCTGCAACATCATGTACCGTCCGGACATCCTTACCTCAGCCGGCCCTGACCTGAGAACGTCCATCGGCTATCAGGCGCTTTTTGTTTTGGAACCGTTTTATCGGAATATCCAGCCTTTCAACAGCAAGCTCAGCTTGCCAATCCCGAGTCTGGAATACGTGTCCTCCCTCGCCGCCTTTATGATTGAGGAATACACGAATAAGCTTCAAGGCTATCAAACCATGCTGCGCTCGCGTTTCATGGAGCTTGTCGTCTATTTGTCCAGGCAATATCAGAATCAGGATCAGCAAGGAATCCAAGGAAATCTGATGCATTTGGCGAATGCCATTTCTTTTATGGAGGATCATTATCTCGAGCCGCTTACGCGTGAGCAGATTGCAGATAAATCAGGCATATCGGTGAGGCACTTGAACCGGATTTTTCAATCCTATTATCCAACGACGCCCTTTGCCTATCTTCTGCGCCTTCGCCTAGAGCACGCGTGCCATTTGCTTAAGACAACCCCCGTTCCAATTACGGAGGTTTCTTATAAAAGCGGCTTTAACGACAGTAACTATTTCACCCGCCAATTCACTAAGGTTTACGGGCTAGCTCCCAAGGTATACCGCCGGGAGCAGTTTAATTGACCAAATAAAAAACACCGCGCTGTATGCCAGCGGACGGTGCTTTCGTAAGGTTCACTTAAACATCGTGGAGATATATTTGGCGATGCGGACGCTAATCTCGGCGCGGGCCGCGTCGCGAATCATGGAGAAGCGGTCCTCGTAGCCGCGGCAGACAAACTTGTAATGAATGGCTCCATGCTCGCTGTCGCTCTCCTCGAGAAAGACCCGGATATTGCGCTCCTTAAGCGCTTTGCGGACAGCGGTCAGATCAGTGTGAATATGCCCCATCAGGACGCGCGAGGCTTTCATGTACAGCTGCTTCATGGAGTAGAAAGACAGCTCGATGTCCTTGCAGTTCTTATCTACGATTGTCAGCATCATAGGGAGAAGCACGTAATCCCGGATAAGCTCAAGCTCCTCTTTGCTTGGGACGGGGACAGGTCCGGAGGCTTTGGGCGGCTCGCGCCGTTCTAAATATTGCTCCCGGTGCTCAGGCAGCATCATACGGCTGGATTCCCAGCGGCCGTTTCCTTCCAGTTTCTTGCTCATTTGTAGTGTCCTCCAATTTTGACGCTGCGCTCACGGGCCTGGGCTGATTCGAGCAGCGAGGACGCCCGGAGAATCGAGGTCGTTCCGAATTTATGGCGGATGGCGTCCGTGACGCGATCCAGCTTTCTTTCCTTCTCCCTGTTGCCGAACAGGGTAAGCTGATATTGGTCGTCGGGTACCAGCTTCGATAAGGTCACGCCAAGCTTGCGGACGGGAAGCCGGTCCCAATGGGCGTAAAACAACGTGCGGGCCGCAGCAAATACTTCCTTCGTAATATTCGTCGGATCGGGTACCGTCATCTGGCGGAAAAAACCGGTCGGATGGTCGAAATCCGCGCCTTGCGCGCCTGCTGCAACCACGCTGCCCATATAACCCTTGGCGCGGCTGCGGCGGCATACCTCCTCGCTTAGTTCCAGCAGAACAACGTCAATCTCCTGCGGCTTGCTGTAATCCCTGGGAAGCGTCATCTGATGGCCGACGGCTTGCTGCGCGTCATGAGTACTCGGTTTGACCGGACTCGGGTCAATGCCGT
This region of Paenibacillus sp. JDR-2 genomic DNA includes:
- a CDS encoding ABC transporter permease, with amino-acid sequence MSVPFVLFVFLFSYLPLWGWTMAFQQFRVGKFFFDQKWVGFDNFRMLFQDDQFFNALRNTLAMSFMGLIASFTIPILFAVLLNEVRISFLKRFVQTVSYLPHFVSWVVVAGIVTKMLSAENGVVNQILLGLHLIHEPIQFMAKENLFWYLVTSADIWKETGWNAIIYLAAIAGIGPELYEAARVDGASRLKQIWHITLPGIRSTIIILLIMSIGHLISIGFEKQFLLGNSLVKEKSEVLDLYALNYGLGMGRYSFGTAINIFNSVVSLILLFVANGIFKKITKESIM
- a CDS encoding helix-turn-helix domain-containing protein; translated protein: MRSVHLNWFTSDEQFLFYIGYGGHDEDMYLHDHVDFSELVIVLNGNATHIVNTEVSFIKKGDVFVIDGATSHAYKDPHDFRICNIMYRPDILTSAGPDLRTSIGYQALFVLEPFYRNIQPFNSKLSLPIPSLEYVSSLAAFMIEEYTNKLQGYQTMLRSRFMELVVYLSRQYQNQDQQGIQGNLMHLANAISFMEDHYLEPLTREQIADKSGISVRHLNRIFQSYYPTTPFAYLLRLRLEHACHLLKTTPVPITEVSYKSGFNDSNYFTRQFTKVYGLAPKVYRREQFN